In one window of Culex pipiens pallens isolate TS unplaced genomic scaffold, TS_CPP_V2 Cpp_Un0020, whole genome shotgun sequence DNA:
- the LOC120422096 gene encoding 5-hydroxytryptamine receptor 2C isoform X2, whose amino-acid sequence MVKDCFASFNSTVLARNIFRPVSELLLKLPKLTLELMAAGGSSAAMVSSSAAGNGSELPCAIRGAGSSRINLHQQQQQQRYQLICNNSAGRFTFYENDSFDLVNSTAALLEPVQCLLNVEYDGLVDQLASMVIFNGSLPGPLMATAVAPKYQWSFLFVILFIFAGGLGNILVCLAVALDRKLQNVTNYFLLSLAIADLLVSLFVMPLGAIPGFLGYWPFGFTWCNIYVTCDVLACSASILHMCFISLGRYLGIRNPLGSRHHATKRLTGIKIVLVWLLAMLVSSSITVLGIVNRSNIMPGPQECVINNRAFFVFGSLVAFYIPMVMMVVTYALTVQLLRKKARFLQEHPEGELFRRLGGRLSVSKHPPPPGGTGGSSQTDPFCCNQRETTVGGGGTGPWRLHGTNLGSISASTQSGSGYSNGGTGDHLGGPTRIAGQLARNHHHHLHHHHAQPPLRRRGTCDQSTQTPASIERETRQRQRFCSFRLPLNPPRVPTPNINFNLKFLASKKRRNNLSANAVATEQKATKVLGLVFFTFVFCWAPFFVLNILFAAWPDVYVPDQIVSVCLWLGYVSSTINPIIYTIFNRTFRAAFIRLLRCRCEKSGRPARFRSVTDSRGTISVCNPSALPLAISLQGAAPLLTPTSTQVTPLSDFRGSYEITDDDC is encoded by the exons ATGGTAAAGGACTGCTTCGCCAGCTTCAACAGCACCGTGCTGGCACGGAACATCTTCCGGCCCGTTTCGGAACTGCTGCTCAAATTGCCCAAGCTTACGCTGGAGCTGATGGCCGCCGGGGGCAGTTCGGCGGCGATGGTCAGCTCTTCCGCCGCCGGTAACGGTTCCGAGCTGCCGTGTGCCATCCGGGGTGCCGGTTCGTCCCGGATCAACctgcaccagcagcagcagcagcagcggtacCAGCTGATCTGCAACAACAGTGCCGGACGGTTCACCTTCTACGAGAACGATTCGTTCGATCTGGTCAACTCTACGGCGGCTCTGCTCGAACCCGTCCAGTGTTTGCTGAACGTCGAGTACGACGGCCTGGTGGACCAGCTGGCCAGCATGGTCATCTTCAACGGGTCCCTTCCGGGACCGCTGATGGCCACTGCGGTGGCGCCCAAGTACCAGTGGAGCTTCCTGTTTGTGATACTGTTCATCTTTGCCGGTGGACTCGGCAACATTCTGGTGTGTCTGGCCGTCGCCCTGGACCGGAAGCTGCAGAACGTCACCAACTACTTCCTGCTGTCGCTAGCCATTGCCGACCTGCTGGTGAGCTTGTTCGTGATGCCGCTCGGGGCGATTCCGGGTTTTCTAG gtTACTGGCCGTTTGGGTTCACCTGGTGTAACATCTACGTGACGTGTGACGTGCTGGCCTGTTCCGCCAGCATCCTGCACATGTGCTTCATCAGCCTGGGCCGGTACCTGGGCATCCGGAATCCGCTCGGGAGCAGGCACCACGCCACCAAGCGGCTGACCGGCATCAAAATCGTTCTCGTGTGGCTGCTCGCGATGCTGGTGTCCAGCTCGATTACCGTTCTGG GTATCGTCAACCGCAGCAACATCATGCCGGGCCCGCAGGAGTGCGTCATCAACAACCGAGCCTTCTTCGTGTTCGGTTCGCTGGTGGCCTTCTACATCCCGATGGTGATGATGGTGGTCACGTACGCCCTCACGGTGCAGCTCCTGCGCAAGAAGGCCCGCTTCCTGCAGGAACATCCGGAGGGTGAGCTGTTCCGAAGGTTGGGTGGGCGGCTATCAGTCTCGAAGCATCCGCCACCGCCGGGTGGAACCGGTGGGTCCTCCCAAACGGACCCGTTCTGTTGCAACCAGCGGGAGACGACGGTCGGCGGCGGTGGAACCGGCCCCTGGCGATTGCACGGGACCAACCTCGGTTCCATCTCGGCGTCGACGCAGTCCGGTTCCGGCTACAGCAACGGTGGCACCGGAGATCACCTGGGCGGACCCACGCGGATAGCGGGTCAACTGGCGaggaaccaccaccaccacttgcACCATCACCACGCGCAGCCGCCGCTGCGACGGCGTGGAACCTGCGACCAGAGCACCCAAACGCCGGCCAGCATCGAGCGGGAGACGCGCCAACGGCAACGGTTCTGCTCGTTCCGGCTGCCGCTGAATCCACCGCGCGTGCCAACGCCCAACATTaactttaatttgaaatttcttgCCAGTAAAAAGCGCCGCAACAACCTGTCGGCGAATGCCGTGGCCACCGAACAGAAAGCCACCAAG GTCCTGGGGCTGGTGTTCTTCACGTTCGTCTTCTGCTGGGCGCCGTTCTTCGTGCTGAACATCCTGTTCGCGGCCTGGCCCGACGTCTACGTCCCGGACCAGATCGTCAGCGTCTGTCTGTGGCTGGGCTACGTCTCGTCCACCATCAACCCGATCATCTACACCATCTTCAACCGGACGTTCCGGGCAGCTTTCATCCGGCTGCTGCGGTGCCGTTGCGAAAA GTCGGGCCGTCCCGCCCGGTTCCGCTCCGTAACGGACAGCCGGGGAACCATCAGTGTGTGCAACCCGTCTGCGCTGCCGTTGGCCATCTCGCTGCAGGGTGCCGCCCCGCTGCTGACGCCCACCAGCACCCAGGTGACGCCCCTGAGTGACTTTCGTGGAAGCTAcgaaatcaccgacgacgactgTTAG